From Ignisphaera aggregans DSM 17230, the proteins below share one genomic window:
- a CDS encoding zinc-binding alcohol dehydrogenase family protein (COGs: COG1064 Zn-dependent alcohol dehydrogenase~InterPro IPR013154:IPR013149:IPR014187~KEGG: dtu:Dtur_0630 zinc-binding alcohol dehydrogenase family protein~PFAM: Alcohol dehydrogenase GroES domain protein; Alcohol dehydrogenase zinc-binding domain protein~SPTR: B8DZI5 Zinc-binding alcohol dehydrogenase family protein~TIGRFAM: zinc-binding alcohol dehydrogenase family protein~PFAM: Alcohol dehydrogenase GroES-like domain; Zinc-binding dehydrogenase~TIGRFAM: zinc-binding alcohol dehydrogenase family protein), with amino-acid sequence MYMKAAVLWGNAEIDIGGERRYPDLPLKRDPLDIVDRDVPSIGSDQILVKVYACGVCYTDIDIVEGRIKCKLPVVPGHQIIGRVVAIGDNVGDKIRIGDRVGIAWISWSCGKCYFCLSGQENLCSDFKATGCHIDGGYEEYVAVYADYVYRIPDIFSDYEAAPLLCAGAVGYRALRLANMRDGLKLGLFGFGSSAHIIIQIARKLYPSSEIYVFSRSEEHRELAKKLGADWTGKPSDNPPKKIDRAIDFTPVGETIARALELLERGGRLVINVIRKQTMVNLDYTQHLWMEREIKSVANVTRKDVIEFLEIASSIPVKPEIKLYRLDDVNQALRDLKAAKVKGSPVIAIS; translated from the coding sequence ATATAGGTGGTGAGAGAAGGTACCCTGATCTACCTTTGAAGAGAGATCCTCTAGATATTGTTGATAGAGATGTCCCTAGTATTGGATCTGATCAAATTCTTGTCAAGGTCTATGCATGCGGTGTTTGCTATACCGATATAGATATAGTTGAGGGTAGAATAAAGTGTAAGCTACCTGTAGTTCCAGGACATCAAATTATTGGAAGAGTTGTTGCCATAGGTGATAATGTTGGTGATAAGATTAGAATTGGAGATAGAGTTGGTATTGCATGGATTTCGTGGAGCTGTGGAAAATGCTATTTCTGTTTAAGTGGTCAGGAAAATCTTTGTAGCGATTTTAAGGCAACGGGCTGCCATATTGATGGAGGATACGAGGAGTATGTAGCTGTCTATGCAGACTATGTCTATAGGATACCAGATATATTTAGTGATTATGAAGCTGCACCACTTCTCTGTGCTGGTGCCGTGGGATATAGAGCTCTAAGGTTAGCAAATATGAGAGACGGTCTTAAGCTTGGCCTCTTCGGATTCGGGTCATCAGCCCATATAATAATTCAGATTGCAAGAAAACTCTATCCATCATCTGAAATCTATGTATTTAGTAGAAGTGAGGAACATAGAGAGCTTGCTAAAAAACTAGGTGCTGATTGGACTGGAAAACCATCTGATAACCCTCCTAAAAAGATTGATAGAGCTATAGACTTTACACCCGTGGGTGAGACTATTGCCAGGGCGTTGGAACTACTTGAAAGGGGTGGAAGACTGGTTATCAATGTTATTAGAAAACAGACTATGGTTAATCTAGACTATACACAGCATCTGTGGATGGAAAGAGAAATTAAAAGTGTAGCTAATGTTACAAGAAAAGATGTTATAGAATTTCTAGAGATAGCATCCTCAATACCTGTGAAACCTGAGATAAAGCTATATAGACTAGATGATGTTAATCAAGCACTTAGAGATCTAAAGGCTGCTAAGGTCAAAGGATCCCCAGTAATTGCAATATCATAA
- a CDS encoding conserved hypothetical protein (COGs: COG4021 conserved hypothetical protein~KEGG: hbu:Hbut_1048 hypothetical protein~SPTR: A2BLN1 Conserved archaeal protein~PFAM: tRNAHis guanylyltransferase), producing MMKKEILSINPSVLSDIFTRSEVWGGYIDLPYVIRLDGVGFGRILKDFEKPRDPRVHKALVDSCRELMKYFNADFCYVVSDEVNIFSFRYNPYSGRFFKIVSISSSILSSHTSLYLGRPLYFDSRVVKLDNMYRAIPYLLYRARIGFANYVSKLYTLYIDKHTVDLNEMILKLRERGIDIDFDWRSIGTCLYMSRYIKKGFNPIDKVYVDVERRVIQESSDITKCVENLLNTVKSLRNQ from the coding sequence ATGATGAAGAAAGAGATCCTTAGTATAAATCCATCAGTATTATCAGATATATTTACTAGGAGTGAGGTTTGGGGAGGATATATTGATTTACCATATGTTATAAGACTTGATGGAGTTGGTTTTGGGAGGATTTTAAAGGATTTTGAGAAGCCTAGAGATCCTAGAGTTCATAAAGCTTTGGTTGATAGCTGTAGAGAGCTTATGAAGTATTTTAATGCTGATTTTTGTTATGTTGTTAGTGATGAGGTAAATATTTTTAGCTTTAGGTATAATCCATATAGTGGAAGATTCTTTAAGATAGTATCAATCTCATCATCTATTCTCTCATCACATACATCACTATATCTAGGTAGACCTCTATACTTTGATTCTAGAGTTGTAAAGCTAGATAATATGTATAGAGCTATTCCATATCTATTGTATAGAGCTAGAATTGGTTTTGCAAACTATGTATCAAAACTCTATACACTTTATATAGATAAACATACAGTTGATTTGAATGAGATGATTTTAAAGCTAAGGGAGAGGGGCATAGATATAGATTTTGATTGGAGATCTATAGGCACATGTCTATATATGTCTAGATACATAAAGAAAGGATTTAATCCTATAGATAAGGTTTATGTAGATGTAGAGCGAAGAGTTATACAAGAATCTTCAGATATTACTAAATGCGTAGAGAATCTCTTAAATACTGTTAAGAGCCTCCGTAATCAATAG
- a CDS encoding hypothetical protein (KEGG: rci:LRC323 hypothetical protein~SPTR: Q0W8J7 Putative uncharacterized protein) → MSTINIAILGDIHCGLNTVHEVVEYLRSTSIDAIILVGDYACSSMDTMQSLETIVKIFEVLSKASDRIFIVWGDSDIELFHKLTHLYGYSRKRVLELLKYLNNMDSIIDLSSGEKYEIDRGIYITSNRELVDRKTIYVVHTDINIATNSLLHVEGHRHYGQIRIPYINAGYVYIDSIDRKGMYWVVEVSRRGIERIDIHILSSDIHEYRCPIHKDEGVFYIMRNDICPVCKDVLNARFTDDAYLATESLFKSM, encoded by the coding sequence ATGAGCACCATAAACATAGCAATATTAGGGGATATACACTGTGGCTTAAACACAGTTCATGAAGTTGTAGAGTATCTACGTTCAACATCTATAGATGCAATTATACTTGTTGGAGATTATGCATGTAGCTCTATGGACACTATGCAAAGTCTTGAGACTATAGTAAAGATTTTTGAGGTATTATCTAAGGCTAGTGATAGAATTTTTATTGTATGGGGAGATAGTGATATAGAATTGTTTCACAAGTTAACCCATCTCTATGGCTATTCAAGGAAGAGAGTATTAGAATTGCTAAAGTATTTAAATAATATGGATAGCATTATTGATCTTAGTTCTGGAGAAAAATATGAAATAGATAGAGGAATCTATATTACTTCAAATCGTGAGCTAGTGGATAGAAAAACAATATATGTAGTACATACAGATATCAATATCGCCACGAACTCACTACTACATGTTGAGGGCCATAGACACTATGGACAGATTAGAATTCCATATATTAATGCTGGATATGTATATATAGATTCTATAGATCGTAAGGGGATGTATTGGGTTGTAGAGGTATCGAGAAGAGGTATAGAGAGAATTGATATTCATATACTGTCAAGCGATATACATGAGTATCGATGTCCTATACATAAAGATGAAGGTGTATTCTATATAATGAGAAATGATATTTGTCCAGTATGTAAAGATGTACTTAATGCTAGATTCACAGATGATGCTTATCTAGCTACAGAATCATTATTTAAATCTATGTAG
- a CDS encoding hypothetical protein (KEGG: mbn:Mboo_1779 ABC-2 type transporter) — translation MIIGRIIRLFYIGINLAKLHITSYIASLINGVLWFTLIFVPTIFLTGRIESLFLLLPGVFALTVSSSGMWTATEFLRWYVDQGLTDMFRENGLNVFHYMVSGVFIDILFSFLGYILTAIVATYYLSIDILLIIPHQPIYMLIAILYSISIYLFYGALIGYIYTVTRISGVWTNIIQMMIAIGTIVPPNVFPNPWISIVNPASIASELLRASYGYNTLGIELLLAITPIAFILNMIISYIICRLGDRYIARYGIEYRA, via the coding sequence ATGATTATAGGTAGAATTATAAGACTTTTCTACATAGGTATAAATCTAGCTAAGCTCCATATAACAAGCTATATAGCATCTCTCATAAATGGTGTTCTCTGGTTTACACTAATCTTTGTTCCAACAATTTTCTTAACAGGGAGGATAGAATCCCTATTTCTCTTACTACCGGGAGTATTTGCACTAACTGTAAGTAGCAGTGGTATGTGGACAGCAACAGAGTTTTTGAGATGGTATGTAGACCAAGGATTAACAGATATGTTTAGAGAGAATGGTCTAAATGTCTTTCACTATATGGTAAGCGGGGTGTTCATCGACATACTATTTAGCTTCCTAGGATATATCTTAACAGCTATTGTTGCTACATACTATCTATCAATAGATATTCTATTGATAATACCACATCAACCCATTTACATGCTTATAGCTATACTGTACTCTATCTCTATATATCTATTCTATGGAGCACTAATAGGATATATCTATACAGTAACAAGGATAAGTGGAGTATGGACAAATATAATTCAGATGATGATAGCAATAGGTACAATAGTTCCTCCAAATGTTTTTCCAAATCCATGGATAAGTATAGTCAATCCTGCTTCAATAGCATCTGAATTATTAAGAGCATCTTATGGGTATAATACTCTAGGAATAGAATTATTGTTGGCTATAACACCAATAGCATTTATCCTAAACATGATTATATCATATATAATTTGTAGGCTGGGAGATAGATATATAGCTAGATATGGAATAGAATATAGAGCATAG
- a CDS encoding hypothetical protein (InterPro IPR000245~KEGG: hbu:Hbut_1438 hypothetical protein) codes for MKLIDAIKAVSYREVVWIRRYISDYIVIWIMPSFFALSMIFLPSIIGSMSETLNRFGMIVGIPLDLRKALVVSFSISGIIAVTGVVINDVIGTLFSEIRIMDVTPIILESVSMKNYLIATSIVRPIIMSFASTLYIAIALTLIDGINGFLTYLFLEIAIIISSIVLGLYSMIFAIILVFFSNIRRPWTIANSLAPAVLAGSGLYIPISMVPLILRIFAYTTPLPEVNSIIKMLATIGISNRLFISFTVITILFALYVSLIRIMSYRVDIGVRK; via the coding sequence TTGAAGCTTATAGATGCAATTAAAGCTGTATCCTATAGAGAAGTTGTGTGGATAAGGAGATATATATCTGACTATATAGTTATATGGATAATGCCATCCTTTTTTGCACTATCAATGATATTCCTACCATCAATTATAGGTAGCATGAGTGAAACCCTAAATAGATTTGGTATGATTGTAGGTATACCCCTTGACTTGAGAAAAGCTCTAGTTGTAAGTTTTTCAATCTCTGGGATAATAGCTGTTACAGGGGTTGTAATTAATGATGTTATAGGTACACTATTTAGCGAGATAAGGATTATGGATGTTACACCAATTATCCTAGAATCTGTATCTATGAAGAACTACTTAATTGCAACATCTATTGTTAGACCAATAATAATGTCATTTGCCTCAACACTCTATATAGCGATAGCTCTCACACTTATTGATGGTATAAATGGATTTCTCACCTATCTATTTCTAGAAATAGCGATAATTATATCGAGTATAGTTCTAGGGCTATATTCTATGATATTTGCTATAATTTTGGTATTCTTCTCCAATATTAGACGTCCATGGACAATTGCAAATAGTCTTGCACCAGCTGTATTAGCTGGATCAGGACTCTATATACCTATATCAATGGTGCCACTCATATTAAGAATATTTGCATATACAACCCCCTTACCAGAAGTTAATAGTATTATTAAGATGCTGGCAACTATAGGTATATCGAATAGATTATTCATATCTTTTACCGTTATCACTATTCTATTTGCACTATATGTCTCATTGATTAGGATAATGTCTTATCGTGTTGATATAGGTGTAAGGAAATGA
- a CDS encoding ABC transporter related (COGs: COG1131 ABC-type multidrug transport system ATPase component~InterPro IPR003439:IPR003593:IPR017871~KEGG: kcr:Kcr_0645 ABC transporter related~PFAM: ABC transporter related~SMART: AAA ATPase~SPTR: B1L4L9 ABC transporter related~PFAM: ABC transporter), translating into MNAIEVKDLKKIYISREGFRRKRFVEALKSITFTVSKGSIHALLGPNGAGKSTTVKILSTILLPDGGRASVLGLDVVSEADEVRKRIGVVLDVSKGFYPSLSGYENLVFYALLKGFSFSDARRRAKEVLDFIGLEQMNASKRPYYTYSLGMRARLAIAKALFTDPEVLLLDEPTLGLDVESARAVRKLLIDLARSGRTILVTGHNMFEIEQIANSVTIIDKGRIIASGSPHELKSRLGLIHRVSIRVSGNDRQKLIDILKGVINIDRIDVEELGDAIKITVYVRSSREEIAQILFEVSRRLDVKILDLSIEEPTLEDAYLALIGVHS; encoded by the coding sequence TTGAATGCTATTGAGGTTAAAGATCTTAAGAAGATATACATCTCTAGAGAAGGATTTAGGAGGAAGAGATTTGTAGAAGCTCTTAAGAGTATAACATTTACAGTATCTAAAGGATCTATCCACGCTCTTCTAGGACCTAATGGAGCTGGTAAGAGTACTACTGTAAAAATCTTATCAACAATATTATTACCAGATGGGGGTAGGGCAAGTGTTTTGGGACTCGATGTTGTTTCTGAGGCTGATGAGGTTAGGAAGAGGATAGGGGTTGTTCTAGATGTTTCTAAGGGTTTCTACCCTTCTCTTTCAGGATATGAGAATCTTGTTTTCTATGCATTATTAAAGGGATTTTCCTTTTCCGATGCTAGAAGAAGAGCTAAGGAGGTTCTAGATTTTATAGGATTGGAGCAGATGAACGCTTCTAAAAGACCTTACTATACATATAGTCTTGGTATGAGAGCTAGATTAGCAATAGCAAAAGCTCTTTTTACAGATCCCGAAGTTCTTCTCCTTGATGAACCTACTCTTGGTCTAGATGTAGAGAGTGCTAGAGCAGTGAGAAAACTTCTAATAGATCTTGCAAGAAGTGGTAGAACCATACTTGTAACAGGACATAACATGTTTGAGATTGAACAAATAGCAAATAGTGTTACAATAATAGATAAGGGGAGGATTATTGCATCTGGAAGTCCACACGAACTTAAATCTCGTTTAGGTCTTATTCATAGAGTATCTATAAGAGTTAGTGGTAATGATAGACAAAAACTTATTGATATTCTCAAAGGAGTAATAAATATAGATAGAATAGATGTTGAGGAGCTAGGCGATGCTATAAAGATAACAGTCTATGTAAGAAGTAGCCGTGAAGAAATTGCTCAAATACTATTTGAAGTCTCAAGAAGACTAGATGTAAAGATTCTTGATCTATCTATAGAGGAACCAACTTTGGAAGACGCATATCTAGCTCTCATTGGTGTACATAGTTGA
- a CDS encoding AAA ATPase (COGs: COG0467 RecA-superfamily ATPase implicated in signal transduction~KEGG: dka:DKAM_0206 AAA ATPase~SPTR: B8D2Y5 AAA ATPase~PFAM: KaiC) — MGIELIELDIEPFKEILPEGVPRNSFILLAGSGGSGKSVLAMTMVKYFLERKLPVVYLALDDDPKSIAARLKSFDVDVIEYVKNNLFMIIDGYSFRIRDKKEKMHMSVVEEIDPQNMDQVLYTLMRVIDEKQLGNRAFLVIDSINEFLSHYDPQRVIEFLKSVRANIAKNRNILTLAILHTSTQMLREFQLSLEYIVDGLIITEIVVQPPSREPMPISLRQLIVKKMKGVRHRIDSVLYIVDKKGIKLYTQ; from the coding sequence ATGGGTATTGAGCTAATAGAACTTGATATAGAGCCATTTAAAGAAATTCTTCCTGAGGGCGTTCCTAGAAATTCATTCATTTTACTAGCTGGTAGTGGTGGTTCAGGTAAAAGTGTCCTGGCTATGACCATGGTTAAGTACTTCCTTGAGAGAAAACTCCCGGTTGTATATCTAGCTCTAGATGATGATCCTAAATCTATTGCTGCTAGACTAAAGTCATTTGATGTAGATGTTATTGAATATGTTAAAAACAATCTATTCATGATTATAGATGGATATAGTTTTCGTATTAGGGATAAGAAGGAGAAAATGCATATGAGTGTAGTTGAGGAAATAGATCCTCAGAATATGGATCAAGTGCTGTATACACTAATGAGGGTTATAGATGAGAAACAGCTTGGAAATAGAGCTTTTCTCGTTATCGATTCTATTAATGAATTTCTATCTCACTATGATCCACAAAGAGTTATAGAATTTCTTAAAAGTGTTAGAGCTAATATTGCTAAGAATAGAAATATATTAACACTTGCAATACTACACACATCTACCCAGATGCTTAGAGAGTTTCAACTCTCACTTGAATACATTGTTGATGGGTTGATAATAACAGAAATAGTTGTTCAACCACCATCAAGAGAACCTATGCCTATCTCATTAAGACAATTGATTGTAAAGAAGATGAAGGGTGTTAGACATAGGATTGACTCAGTACTATATATAGTAGATAAAAAGGGTATTAAGCTATATACACAATAA